In Atopobium sp. oral taxon 416, the genomic stretch CTCGTACAGGCGCGCTCTCAACATCTGCATGCAGACCGCACGGTTCTGGATCTGCGAGCGTTGGTCCTGTGACTGCACAACCGTGTTCGTCGGCAGGTGCGTGATACGCACAGCCGAATAGGTCGTGTTGACGCCCTGGCCACCCGGGCCGGAAGCGCAGTAGGTATCGATGCGCAGGTCCTCCTCCTTGATATCGATATCGATCTCATCAGCTTCAGGCAACACCGCGACGGTCGCAGTTGAAGTCTGAATACGGCCTTGGCTCTCAGTTTTCGGGACACGCTGCACCCGGTGTACGCCGCTCTCATACTTCATGATCGAGTACACCTTGTCACCTGCGACCTTGAACTCGATGGTCTTGAAGCCGCCGGCTTCACCGGGGCTTGAAGAGAGCACCTCGGTCTTCCAGCCGCGGGACTCTGCGAAGCGCTTGTACATCTGGTAGAGGTCACCGGCGAATATTGCTGCCTCATCCCCGCCGACGCCGGCACGGATCTCAACGATCGTATTCTTCTCGTCGTTAGGATCCCCCGGGATCAGCATGCCTTTAATTTCGTCCTCGAGGCCAGGGAGTTTCTGCTCATTCTCGGAGATATCCTCCTGCAGCATCTCCTTGTCCTTGGGGTCGCCGGTCTCTTTGAGCATCTCCTTCGCCGCGTTGATATCCTCAATCGTCTGAAGGTACTCATGTGCCTTGGTGGCCAGAGACTGCTGGTCGGAATGCTCTTTTGCCAAACACGCGTATTCTTTCGGATTTGAAATGACAGCCGGGTCACTCAGTTTTTGCTCAAGCTCGCTGTAGGCTGACACCAGCTTCTTTAATTTATCTTGCATCGTCGACATCATGGGCTCCTCACGTCACCGCCTCAAGGCGGCATAATTTTCTATGCATAGATATACCCTTGGTGGGTGTGGTCTATCAAGCATAAAAGTACCCCCAGGGACGCTCCCCAAGAAGTACTTCTGCGAAAGCATCGACTCAGTTAGCTACAAGCAGAAGCCTGCGACAACGCCCATATCCTCATTGGAATCCGCAACGGAGCGCGGACCGGAGTCCTGTTCAA encodes the following:
- the prfA gene encoding peptide chain release factor 1, with the translated sequence MQDKLKKLVSAYSELEQKLSDPAVISNPKEYACLAKEHSDQQSLATKAHEYLQTIEDINAAKEMLKETGDPKDKEMLQEDISENEQKLPGLEDEIKGMLIPGDPNDEKNTIVEIRAGVGGDEAAIFAGDLYQMYKRFAESRGWKTEVLSSSPGEAGGFKTIEFKVAGDKVYSIMKYESGVHRVQRVPKTESQGRIQTSTATVAVLPEADEIDIDIKEEDLRIDTYCASGPGGQGVNTTYSAVRITHLPTNTVVQSQDQRSQIQNRAVCMQMLRARLYEKKLEEQQAKEGAARLAQIGHGARAEKVRTYNQPQDRVTDHRIGYNASYTGVLEGDQLGQIIEALAAQDRADKLAEAV